A stretch of DNA from Methylosinus sp. LW4:
CACCTGCGCCACCGTCTCCGGCAGCGCCACGACCAGCGGCAGCGCACGATACATGACCAGCGCGTCGCATTCATAGGCGCGGCGCGCGGTCTCGTCGGCGATGACATTGGCGGCGGGCAGAATGGCGCGCAGGCGCGCCAGCAGCTCCTCGCGGCGCGCCAATATCGCCTGCTCGGGCAGCGGCATGAGAAGGGACATGCGGTCTCGCTGAAAATGCCGAAACTGTGGCTCGGCGCTGCGGCCGGCTTGCGCGCGCCGGCCGTTTCGTGCTCGTTACCTCCCTATTCGAGCAGGCGCCGGCGCGCAAGCCCGCCGCTCGCCGCGGCCGCGAAGGCAAGGGATCCTATAGAGATGAAGACCAGATTTGCGCTCACTCTCGCCGACGCCAGACGCGTCGCCGCCGCGGCGGAGGCCGAAGCGGTGAAGAACGGCTGGAGCGTCGTCGTCGCCATCGTCGACGAGGGCGGCCATCTCGTGCTTTTGCAGCGCATCGACGGAACGCAGCCCGCCTCCGCCGAGATCGCGACGCAAAAGGCGCGCACCGCGGCTTTGTTCAAGCGTCCGAGCAAGGCGCTCGAGGATATCGTCGCCGGCGGCCGCGTCGCCATGCTCAGCCTGCCCGGGATCACGGCGGTGGAAGGCGGCCTGCCGCTCGTCTTTCGCGGCGATATCGTGGGCGCGATCGGCGTCTCCGGCGTGCAGTCCTTCCAGGACGGCATCGTCGCCAAAGCGGGGGCGGAGAGCCTGGATGATGGGCAATCATGACGAAAAACGGGGCGATTCGGCGCCTCGACCTCGTTGCGCCGCTTTCGCGCCTCAATCCATTATGGGGCCGGACAGCGCCATCAGCGCCGCGACGACGCTTTCGGGCGAAATATTTTCTCCGCTGGCGAAATCGATGAGCAGCGGCTCGTCGCCGCAAATATGCGCGAGCAGAGCGATCTGAAAGCCTTCCTCGCCCATCAGCGCGCGAATATCGCCGGGATCGACGCCGGTGAGCGCCAGAAAACGCCCCATGCGATCATCATCCGCAGCCAGAAAAACCAATGATCGCAAAGCGATAGACTGCGCTTCCGATTTCGAGGGCGCCGCCGCCCGCTTTTCGCCACCGAGACGGTGTCTAGTCTTTTCGATTTTCATTTCATCAATCTTCATCTGCTAACCCGAAGGCGAGATCGTCTTCGAACGCACCGGCTTTCGATTTCGAGACGAGACGGAACCTTCCGCCGCCGCCTCCGGGAACGAGACGCCAATGGGCGCGAGCCGCGCCGAAACGAGAGCAGAATCGCGAGAGCGGAGCCAATGCCCAAAACAGTCCTCATCGTAGAGGATAACGAGCTCAACATGAAGCTCTTCAACGATCTCCTCGAGGCCAATGGGCATTCGACGCTGCAGACCAAGAGCGGCGTCGAGGCGATCGCGCTGGCGCGCAGCCACTCGCCGGACCTCATATTGATGGACATTCAGCTGCCGGAGATCTCGGGTCTCGAGGTCACGCGCTGGATCAAGGACGACGAGCAGCTGCGGTCCATTCCCATCATCGCGATCACCGCCTTCGCGATGAAGGGGGACGAGGAGAAAATTCGCCAGGGCGGCTGCGAGGCCTATCTCTCGAAGCCGATTTCCGTGGCCCGCTTTCTGGAAACAGTGAACGCATTTTTGGCGGACAGGTGAGAGGCCGAGCGTCATGACCGCACGCATTCTGATCGTCGATGATCTTCTGCCCAATATCAAATTGCTCGAGGCGCGTCTGACGGCCGAATATTTCGACGTCCTCTCGACGACCAATGGGCCGGAGGCGATCGCGCTCTGCCGCGAGGAACGTTGCGACATCGTGCTGCTGGACGTGATGATGCCGGGCATGGACGGCTTCGAGGTGTGCAAGCGCCTGAAGGCCGATCCTCTCACCGCGCATATTCCGGTGGTGATGGTCACGGCGCTCGACCAGCCGGCCGATCGCCTGCGCGGCCTCGAGGCCGGCGCCGACGACTTCCTCACCAAGCCCGTCGACGAGATCGCGCTCATCGCGCGCGTTCGCTCGCTCGCCCGCCTCAAGGTGATGCTCGACGAATTGCGCGCCCGCGCGGACACGTCCGCCAGCCTCGGCCTCGGCGACAAGGGCGCGCGCGCAATGGCGGACGCCGGCAAGAACGGCCGCATTCTCGTGCTCGAGGATCGCGGCGGCTCGGCCGAGCGAATCACCATGGCGCTGCGCGATCAGCATGAGGTGACGATCGTTTCCGATCCGCAGGA
This window harbors:
- a CDS encoding DUF3572 domain-containing protein produces the protein MKIDEMKIEKTRHRLGGEKRAAAPSKSEAQSIALRSLVFLAADDDRMGRFLALTGVDPGDIRALMGEEGFQIALLAHICGDEPLLIDFASGENISPESVVAALMALSGPIMD
- a CDS encoding response regulator — its product is MPKTVLIVEDNELNMKLFNDLLEANGHSTLQTKSGVEAIALARSHSPDLILMDIQLPEISGLEVTRWIKDDEQLRSIPIIAITAFAMKGDEEKIRQGGCEAYLSKPISVARFLETVNAFLADR
- a CDS encoding GlcG/HbpS family heme-binding protein gives rise to the protein MKTRFALTLADARRVAAAAEAEAVKNGWSVVVAIVDEGGHLVLLQRIDGTQPASAEIATQKARTAALFKRPSKALEDIVAGGRVAMLSLPGITAVEGGLPLVFRGDIVGAIGVSGVQSFQDGIVAKAGAESLDDGQS